One Candidatus Nitronauta litoralis genomic window, AGGAAAATCGCTGGATTTTATCAACGAAAAAGCTTACAAAGGTACCGTAGAAGCCCATCTGGAGGGTGGTGTTCCTAACTTGACGCTCCAATTAAGAGACCGGTCCCCCAGGACTCTAGGGGCCTTGTTTTATTTTTTCCAGAGGGCTATCGCCATGTCCGGATATCTTTTGGAAGTGAATCCGTTTGATCAACCGGGCGTGGAGTTTTACAAACGCAATATGTTTCGTCTTCTTGGTAAACCAGGCTATGGAAAGGAATAACGTCATGGGGCTTGTGAGCGAACAATTGGATGGGATAGTTCATCAACTGGCTTGTCAGGAAATAGGGGAAAAAGCTGTTTCAGCAAATTATAAAAGCGAACCTTTGCTTGCTGCCCTTAAAAAAAACGGGTCGGAATTATGGATCGATACTGGTGACCTGGAATTAGCCCAGTCCGTTTGGCGACAGGAATTGACTGCCCTGACAACGAATAATACGTTAGCCAATCAGGTTGTTCAAAGTGGGGTGATGGATGACGTGATTTCTGAAACAGTGACCAGATTGAAAGGGGATGCGGGGAATTTAAGCCGGGAAGACCTGCTCTTGGAAATCGGCTTTGTAATTAACTGCAGGATCGCTCTACGTCTGGTTGAAGCCTTCCGGGTTAAGGTCAGTGTTGAATTGCATCCCACTATGGCACGTGATATTGAAAGCACTTTGCATTATGCCCGCAGATATCTTCGTGTTTGCCCGGAGTTTTTCATTATTAAAATTCCTCTGACACCCGAAGGATTACTTTCGGTAAGGAAACTTGCAAAAGAGGGCATGCCCATAAACTTCACGCTGGGGTTCTCTGCACGACAAAACTATCTTGCCGCACGTTTGTCAAATCCTGAGTTTGTTAATGTTTTTCTGGGACGTCTCAATCAGGTAGTCGTGGATAATAAACTGGGCTCAGGACAAATGGTTGGAGAAAAGGTTACCCGGGCTACTCAGCGGGCCCTTTTGGAGCTGCGT contains:
- a CDS encoding transaldolase, giving the protein MGLVSEQLDGIVHQLACQEIGEKAVSANYKSEPLLAALKKNGSELWIDTGDLELAQSVWRQELTALTTNNTLANQVVQSGVMDDVISETVTRLKGDAGNLSREDLLLEIGFVINCRIALRLVEAFRVKVSVELHPTMARDIESTLHYARRYLRVCPEFFIIKIPLTPEGLLSVRKLAKEGMPINFTLGFSARQNYLAARLSNPEFVNVFLGRLNQVVVDNKLGSGQMVGEKVTRATQRALLELRRENPAIQSKLIAASIRNGDQVAALCGVDVQTIPPKAMQDFIDSSRTPGDIANQVGNDPEPGIDFDQMWGVKCNALWEVNESFKNGVDQLLEAPGLDKMTGEELVGFFEGKNISLFHRFSQQDLDSIQAHGKIPNVGKWPETVSLDDLMTQSALMSFTKDQAALDDRIASFL